The DNA window ataacattattggAAAGACACTTGATTAAGAAATAAATCAGTCAAGATCATTCAAAGATTCTTAGATCTCTTTAGGGTTAGGTTGATGATGTGATAGTTTATAACAAAAggtgttcaaataattttcaaaataattatttacgtcCTAAAACttgaattttacacaatttacatgaattatgttttattttctaaccgAATAATTCATAATTTGATTTGTATTAAGAAGCGAAATCATTTTCTATCTCAATGATTTACTTCAGTGTAAAAACCAATAGTACGAAAAACGGCTAACGTTAATAGATATTCTGATAGTCACAACGTTTCGGAGGAAGGGTGTCCTGGCTCGAAACGTTATGAAAATTACAACTTGTATTTAATATCAGCTATTTTTCGTGGCATAAGTTTTCACTTATTTGTTTTCTAGTTTATTGTAAAACGGTAATTTGTTAAACAGACTGATTTCATGAATCAGTTAATTTGAGCAAGATAAGAAAACTGTATCTTaaatcttatatatttttaaatcccaGTATGATTTCTGCATCGTACTAAGTGTTGAGGCgaaataaacacattttgatgggtttttttattaaatcGCATTAGACGCTTGGTAGGATAAAATGActacattttcaaacaaatacatacaaatcATATCCGAATTATTTTGCTGAACTGTATTTGGACAGAGAATCAATGCACAAAAACATGaacgatatttaaaacaaattaatttgaagaCCATCcattaatatattatgaataacaaCATAATTTAATCTGCTTACAGATGAGGATTTCAAATACTTTCTGACTTACTTGTAAAAATCATTTTACGTAATATCAGAATAATATTACCGCACATATATATTTGACTAGTATGTTATTAATGTCATTCGCGCGAACATAATAATTATGGAAAAGAAATATATCGAACACCTAACtactatatataattaacaaactAAAAAACTGCATCTGCTTTTgtaacaagaaaagaaaatattaaaacattaaataatttgtatacgTTTGACAGAATCGCCTTCACATTATCACCCATATTTAGATAAATTATCAGAAAGTACCTACATGCTTTTAGAGCTGcggtcaaatccactattcgttggtgaaagagtagcccaagagttggcggtgggtggtgatgactagctgccttccctctagtattacactgataaattagggacggctagcacagatagccctcgagtagctttgtgcgaaattcaaaaacaaacaaacctaataaatatttgaaatttatttaatatttaaaaaagtttaaatcaGTTGTGAAGCCATGTGTGATATGATTTGACTGTTACacagttttgctctaaaacaaacagagGGTAGTCCGAAGAGGGAAAACGAATCCAGAATTTTAGTCTCTAGTCTTACTGCTGTCTCACCAACGGACACGATATGgatatcagttcttgttgtttatATTACTGGGTGATAATACAATTAGAAATAATTTGCAAGTCTCTTATTTTCTGTAACGTTTAGTAAatgattaaaaatttgtttattaaacatgtatGTCAAATATGGAGTTGAATGTGAAGTAATTAAAGGTATTTCACAAGGAAAACTTAGGAGTTCAATGATACTCACCACTTGTAGTCTCACCAAATTATCAAACTTCTTCTCACCACGTCCAGTtatgctcaactgacgacaataCAATTTTACAGTAGCCTTGCAGCGTAATTACCATTTCAGAAGGCTTAGTCGTACCGATATCCTGTCAAAAGCACACCACTTCTTCTTGCATACTTTccataatttatttagtttacgAAAACAATAACTTCCTTGCTACAATTCCAGGTGggtaaggtgttcaactcgtaatccaagggtcgcgtgttcgaatccccgttacaccaaatgtACTCCTTTTTCAgctgttggagcgttataatgtgacggtaaattccactattcgttggtaaaatagtagaccaaAAGTGGacggtggttgatgatgactagctgccttattacactgctaaattagggacggctagtgcagatagccctcggatagctttgcgcgaaattaaaaacaaacaaacaaactttccaatatgtctgaaaaatatgaaaaaaacctAAAGTCAAGAACGAGACTAGCGTCTTCCACTCATTTCAACTAATCACAGGCTAGATAAATAATTTGAGTGTACGGAAAAAGATTCAGTAATCTAAAACTATCTTAATTTATCCTATTCCATTAACTGTCCTCTATGAAGTATTCACATCTGTTATATAACTCTATCTCTCTGCTCTGTTATACGCAAAATAATGAATAGTTTATCAGAACGGAATGAATGTCGTAAAACATCTTGTAAATTATCAAGAATGTCGAAATATTGACAACAaggaaagaaatatttacatccacAGTAAGTCGTTGAAATAAACTGAGACTAGATTGGGATATTTTTTCTGAGAGACTAACGTGGTTATCCAGTAATTTCCAGTTAGTATCACCATATGAATGCCACCAAATAGCAACCGTGGACATGAAAGGTTAATTAAAACGTGTGGATTCACAAAAGGAAATGAACTTACCTGAAAGTACATTTCTGCAGTGGAGACACATACCTACTGATAAGTTTATACTAGAATACTCATTAGAATAAAGATACACTTGTTTACCTTTAGAAACAATGAAATGCTAATTTGAAGTAGTGACAACTAATACACACATCAGGGAGCAAATGAATGACCACAAGTGTACAAACTCCTTATATGTAACATACGTTTACTCTGAGTGGAGTCTAGTGGCATCAGTGTTACCATGTGAGTGTTTTAAGCGTCGTGTCCCAACATCGTGGAGAGTATTTGAATTTATATATGTGAATAACCTATGCACTAAGAAATAAATATCGTACTATCTGGGCGTATCCAGACTTATCAATAATGTCATAACATGAAATGTGCTAGAAAAGACTTTAATGGTCAATCATTCCAGTCTCAACTTCACAAGGTTAATATTATTTGGATAAATACCCGTTACTGCTTTGTGCATATATGACGTATGATCCAATCATAGGTATGCGTGATGTTGTTGTAACATTCGGGAATAATACACCATACGTTTCTGCTCTGTTACGACGGTACTATACCAGCACACACAAAAAGTCGTACATGAGGGGTAAAGTTCCGAGCTTGAAGATCATACATATTGTACTATCAGGGAAGTGCTCCACATCAGTCTTATATTAGTACAAGTTATGCTAACTGTGTCTTCATTGATGTGGCATTCATCGGCTAATTAATCCTGTTTGGTTACGACGTCGTGCGTCCTGGGTAGCACGTGAGGTGCTGCTGTAGAAGTGAGTGAGCGACATTATATGAACATCAGTGATATTTAACCTACAACGTCTTTGTACGAACGAAACTtaattattttccaatatttcaatatgaataaatatactgTCCCTTATTAACATGATCACTCATACATTCGATCCATTGCCCTCGTTATCTTGACTAATTAATTATTCCTGAGAGGTTATATATTGTGACAAATTTAGTAGTTATACACATGATACACAGCAAGTTTTCGAAATGTTGATAATATCTGTTGATGCAGTTGGTTAGTTTATGACTGGAAAGTAATGTCGTATCCCTTTCTGATAAAGAGTGTTCATAGAGAGAAACTTTCGTATAGAAGGAAAACACTCGCACAACAGACTCATTAAGACAGTAACTAGTTCGAAAATATTGTCCTAAGTCATTAACAATGTTTCATCTCAAGATAATGACCGTGATAAAGAAAGTCTTTGTTATAAAGATGGGCATGTCTTTTCGATAATAAACAAGAATTTCAAATTTGTGGAAACTTGCATGCCTCCAGGCTCAAATCCAAACGAATAGTTGTTTTCACGAAAAATATGTGACAGTAATCACATTTGATTACGTAACTATAAAACCCAAGAATGCAACTAATATAGACAGTCGCGCCTCTGTTGCGTTTAAAAGTGTCCTTGGAGGTCTTGGAAGGACGATGAAGATATATCAAAGGTTTAGGATTGTGTTTGATGCGTTGCGAAGACGTTTGTTGCAATAAAAACTGGAACGTTGAGCAATACttcctttaaacattgttattaccAAATACGATTAACCGTGGGTGTCTATCGTTTATTACCAACACTGTTTTGCTCGGTAAGAAGTAATGGTACAATGTTTGTacttaaataaatacacaatatcaactttcttttttttactttaaatgagTCGACTGCTTTTAATAAGCGGTCTGCTGTAATAAAAATCTCCTTTGCAACCATTACTCGTGACAAACAGAAATCGTGAAAAATACAGATCTGTAAATTAACCATGACGAACAGATGCTATCTACTAGAAAAAGTTACAGCTAGTCccggcacgaccaggtggttaagatgctcgactcctaatccaagggTCCCTGGTTCaaattccgtcacaccaaacatgctttgtTTCAGCCGTATGGGCATTAAAAAGcgcgatcaatcacactattcgttgttaaaagagtagcccaaaagctggcggaggcggtgatgactagttgtcttcactgtagtcttacactgctaaattggggacagctagcgcagacagccctcggaTTACCAGacaagtgttttaaccacctggccatgccgggcacacaTGTAACATCCGGGTTTGCATTTTCTAcggtggacacaacaaatagcccaatgtggctttgctctaagccAACCAAACAAATCTCTTAGCATTTTTtgaaaattagttattattttggGGCTTTTCCTAGCAAAGTACACTTTCCAAAACTCACTATAGTAGTTATAAATGAATAATCTTcgaccattttattaaataatatcaatgtatagttTAATGCATTACATATTTCACAGTTTAATTGTGCTACAGGTACATTATAACCTTTAGAGTACTGaattaaaaatacctttaataattaacaactgtagttaatacagtaataattacGCTTCATTATCTcaaaatgttatatatgtatgaataacacataatgtgttttcatctttcaaattaattatttttcctgCTTTAAAATAATGGtgtctatttttttctttgttcccATTAGACTAATGATCATATTTTATGATCAGAAGTTTTGATAAAAGCAAAAACTTTTCGTAATTGTTATGATTATTTTAGTGCTTTGTAGAAACTTCAAACGTTCCAATTCATTTTCTAATTCATTTCATGTATTAATTAGATAAGTTGTATTGTGAAAAGACAGATATAGGAAACATAGCTCAGAAGATTAAAGcgcacaatatttttattaattcttttctCTTCTTAATATAAAAAGCATGTGTGGTAAAATTAAATCCAAAATTAAAGTGTAGCATATCTTTGTTATGAGAGATGAATTACTCTAGAAAAGGATAGtttaattcatattaatattCAACATACATGTTAAACTACCACgttatttgtatctcagaacggctggtgtgggtattaacattttttttacaagtaaaaaacaacgtttcgaccttcctaagtcgacttcaggttaacaaataagagttttgtttgtttgtttgtttttgaaattcgcacaaagctactcgagggctatctgtgctagccgtccctaatttagcagtgtaaaactagagagaaagcagctagtcatcaccacccaccgccaactcttgagctactcttttaccatctaaaagtgggattgaccgtcacattataacgccccccacggctgaaagggcgagaatgtttggcgcgacacggatgcaaacccgcaaccttcagattacgagtcgcacgccttaacacgcttggccatgccgagccccaaaTAAGAGTTTGCAAACTGACCGTCGCCGGACACGTGTCTTtctttcaagtgggtttcttgttataaATTCATTTGCTTTATGGGGCTAATTAGATTAGATTTAGCAATTTTTTATCTTCATCTAACACTTCTTGATTTCAGGTTTAATAGTAAGTACACTTCGAAGTCTTATGAATCAGTACTGATCTATATATAATTGACTATTGCAAAACAATAGAACTGTAAATAACCACTATATTTGTTGAAATGATCAAGTGGATATGGTTAGTTATCGTACAACGTTGAGGAACACATAAACGAGACTCATAATTAAACATCTCAAAAACTTGATAGAATGCAAATATCCAACTGCACCTTGTGGCAGTCATTtcgtctgttttgttttaatgaataatatatacatactatttaAGTCATACAATTCTTATGTACgagttttaatttctattttaaacaGATGTTTCATAATACTCTCGGGCATTTCCACGTATTTATGGAGAATTTCTTCAATTACAAACATCTCTCTTAGAATAATGATAAACGTGTAAACGTCTATGAATTATCACTTTCTATTACGTTAATGGAATATGAATCAACAAATCATGGTGATTCTAAAAATGTGATTGGTTTCAGGTTCCAACAAGATCaacatttatgatatatttaaaaaatgttatcgTTTGTGGGaagtaattttacaataatttattatgttatttaaagcagaaatatttaatatataataatctatTCTACTCAACATCatacacatattttttattatttaatataacaaatatcgCATCATACATAAAGGAGTTCaattttcggcccggcatggccaagcgtgttaaggcgtggaactcgcaatctgagggtcgcgggttcgcatccccgtcgcgtcaaacatgctcgccctttcagccgtgggggcgttataatgtttcggtcaatccaactattcgttggtaaaagagtagccccagagttggcggtgggtggtgatgactagctgccttccctctagtgtcacattgctaaagtagagactgctagcgcagataaacctctggtaactttgtgcgaaatatcaaaatcaaacaaacagttcAATTTTCCTATACTCTCAACCCTTCCGCTTAAAGTATTTTGTGAAAAGCGTATGTATGGTTCAGAATTGTGAcgtaaacatgtttaaaatttgttctaCTCTAAAAAGCGTTGTCTAACAAAGTGCTAATCAATattcatgtgtttttttattgcttctactaatgttgattttttttctctgataGACTCTCCATCTGGCTACCTGGAGCTGGCTGTTAGCTGGTTTGACcaacttttcttgtttctttctttttcgcCAAATGGATTATCAGAATCAAAGCGTCTgcagaaatattttgtatgatgTCCCTGCTGTCTTTCTTAAAGTCTATCTAACAGTTGTAGTTGTGCTAGTCTTCATCATTCCCTTATTGGTCATCAGTATTTGTTACACCAGATTAATCCAGAAGATCTCTGAGAAGGCAGAAGAAATTGTCTATCAGACAAAGTTCGGGAATGGTGCACGTGTAGATAGATTTGCATTACGACGTTTACCCAACAACTGCTTATCACGAGCTAAGCAGAAAACTTTACGAATGACGTTTGTGATCATTACATCTTTTTTGCTCTGCAGCTCACCTTATTGTATCGTTGAAATGTGGAGAATGTATGGTAACCCCACCTATATGAGTGCTATGACTTATTCAATCCTTGCTGCCTTAGCGGTTTCCAACTCTTCCACAAATCCATTTGTCTTTCTCTTTTTTAATTGCACTATAAACGTCAGGCGTCCAGCTAGAGTCCTCAGTTGACAACACAGTAATTCTCCCAAGTTTAGATTCTTCAAGCCTAAATTCCGCCAACAGAAGGAAGTCTCGTGTCCTCAACAGAATGATAAAGAAAGATCGGGTTTCGCAGAGATTCTTCTCGATCTAAAGTCGAGAGAGACATCAATGGCCAGTAGCTGCTTCAACAACAACACACGTCACCAAATGATCAGAAGGCAAAGCCGTCATCAGAAAACCAAACATTTCATGGAGACTCAAAGGCTCTGAATATATGTTttcaacatttatatattttctgatcTATCAACTTGAATACGCGGCGTCATTTATTTTACACTCCATTAAATGTCTCTGGATATTAAACTGTGATTGGTATGATGGTTCAAAGTATATTTCAACATAGTTGAATATATGAACAGTAAAAGCAGTATGTGTTCTTGatatgtacttatatatatatatgctttatgATTTAATCTTATATATTATGATGTTACATATTATACCTAAGGGGTAAAATCCAATCAGTGTGTAGAAATGGAATATACTTTCACCTATGAATATTACAGTTAAACCAGAACCTTTGAAAGTAGAGGATGTCAAGTTCTTGACTCAGTCCTTTCTATTGTTATTCCTTCATCGATACAATAAAGAGATTACAATTTCATTGTAAGTAGGTCACATTTTGAGTTCAGCCTTGGAATTCTTACATTAGCAAGGACAATGAATTATCGGAAAGAGATCATAGGATGGTTATATAATGGTGTCTAGAATGGAGGGGGTTCTCATAAgaggagaggttgaaatctctcaaattgttttatcttgaaaagaaAACAGTTAGAGGGAAATCTGACTGAGATGCTTAAGATTATAGAGACaattaatagtgttaataaatCACCTGTTTTTCATGCTTAGCGGTAAGAATAGAGGACTAGGGAACACCAATATAATTTTTGGCGGGATAGGAGTGATCTTCAgataatacagttttaattttctgaacGAGTGGTTAGACTTGGGAGCATCTTGCATTCTGTTGTTGTGGAGACAGTACATTTAAGCCAGTTGAGGGTAAATTttaataagtatatgaatgataaaggcaGGCATTAAGATTgcttttaaatttatatgttaattGTTTCAGTTTAGTTTGAAAAACAGAAGAGCTAAGACagaccaataggtcccatgttgaAACGTACTAAGTCCAGTGATTCCAAACGTAAATATACAGTtgctaatttataaaaattatataaattacacataaacacacacacacatgcatatatagAAAGAGGGAACGTGCATGTGCAAATATATATTCTTGCTTAAATTACCCATTTATTAAACaactattataaacaaacatatacgtgtgtatgtttatttattttgtcttgtaGGACCTGAATAAAAATTGGTACATCATTCGTTGACGTTGtttcatttttcatgttaaaGTAAGATAATATTATTCCCACGCGTTTAAAATTGTCGATTGTATATAACTAAAAGCTACACCAAGGCTAGTTGCGCTACCCATTCCCAATATAGCGGTGtaaaaattagagggaaggcagctagtcatcaccacctacagtcaactcttggactactcttttaccaacgaatagtggaattgtacgtcacattataacgattccacgtctgaaagagcgaccgtgtttggtgtgacggggattcgaa is part of the Tachypleus tridentatus isolate NWPU-2018 chromosome 4, ASM421037v1, whole genome shotgun sequence genome and encodes:
- the LOC143248165 gene encoding oxytocin receptor-like, with the protein product MIEKVERLSNDSLSDFLMVEINDTLLVQNVSKTVRHQQSLYDQPVIKNVRVTTLWILAVLGFIGNVVVLFWLLNHRARKSRVLRLFLNLTIADVLVTVCATGPQLVWEYYGREWRAGDFVCRLVKFLQTFSICASNYLISAIALDRYRAIRRPLSPPWKTLHLATWSWLLAGLTNFSCFFLFRQMDYQNQSVCRNILYDVPAVFLKVYLTVVVVLVFIIPLLVISICYTRLIQKISEKAEEIVYQTKFGNGARVDRFALRRLPNNCLSRAKQKTLRMTFVIITSFLLCSSPYCIVEMWRMYGNPTYMSAMTYSILAALAVSNSSTNPFVFLFFNCTINVRRPARVLS